In the Buteo buteo chromosome 8, bButBut1.hap1.1, whole genome shotgun sequence genome, AAATCTTCCTCTATagattgaaaataaatgaatactCATATTGCAAGCTTAGTGCAATTTAGAAACATCAGCAACTTTCTAAATGCTGAGAAGaatattgtattatttttcttggatACACAAACCAGATTTTCTATAGTTAGAAGTGTGTTCTGTTACAACATGAATTACCTATGATATTCTTTTGGGTTGATTAGTATCATTAGCAGGGCCACTGTttccataattttaaaagggtGCAAGAACCAGTGAGGAACAGTTTGCTTGTGcactacaaaaataatttttgtactCATGCAATTGTCTTTCTCATggctttccttctcccctctctcctgttattttttccttaaaaaaaattaaaaatattttcttctggtttcagATATGCTATCTTTGGGGTTCTgggcttaaaataaatattttacttgcaaGTACAAACTTTCATGtaagcaaaaaaccccattcTAAATTATTGTAGCTGATAACAGGGGAAGAATTTTGGTGTGCATTGTTACAAAATAGGCTTACAATCTCCTTTGCTTCAAagactgaaaacacagaaaattatttgttttaaaaaccttCAATCATTTTCTTACCATATGAaacttgtctttcttttcttcattctgcttACCTATAGAAGGAGGTGAGTGGTTAAAACTGATATTCCTAAATTGTACTAGGACAACCTGAGCACTAAATCCAAATGTAATGGTGGtgatatttctgaatttttgttCAGACACTGAGAAATAATTTACGGCATAAGTGTTTGACACTTAACAGCTTGAGAacccctctgctgctgagcaaagCTGCACGAAATACACACGGTCCTAATAACCTCACTTCATGCTGCCATTTTTACATAATATGTAAAGCCACCCTTGTGAATTTCCATAACCAATTGTTTTTCTTAGTTGCCTTTTTAGAGCTATTTAGTCATGGGTCATgtagaagaaatttttctttcctttgtggaTTCCCAGCAATGCCTTGTAGTCACAGGTTGGTGGCCGAGCTGTCGGGCATCCCTACAGTAACCTTTGCAAGCATCACATTAGGGCAGTTCATTTTAATCTTATCTATTATATGGTGTTACATTAGTCTTGTAATGCCATTCACTATTGAAAAAGTATGCATGGCATAAAGTTGTGCActtcatttgggggggggagttgtTGGatcttttgtctctttttttcttttttaaccaaAATGTTTAATGACTATGGAATATTAACATTGGCATAAAAATAACCAAAAGCACTTTGCCAGCTGGGAAGATGGATGGAGAATTAGTGTGTGTTGGCTTGATGAAATAGTGAAAAGTTGATTGGACAGACCATCTGAGTTAATGGGAAAAGAAGGATAATGCAAAAATATGGATTGTAAAGGACACCGCTGTAGCAAGACATACAACACTAGCCAAATACTTCAAACAGATCCTGCTTGGCTTCAGCAGGGCTTGTTCACTTTAGCTCATCCCTGATCTTACTAGACCTTAACTGGTTCTGTAATGAGCCACAATGCAGATAAATCAATTGCAGATTACTTGGCAGTGATTGTAATTTGAGAATCATTGGTTTCAATCcttataaaatggaaaatgttacaTTAATGCGAACCATCAATGATCAAAGTTTAGtatggggagaaaggaaaggaataaaaaaaattatacttgtCTTATCATTTCCCTTACATCTGCCATGCTAAACCATATCTGGAAATGTCTGAACATCCTTTCTATTTTGTTGTGACAGATGtgtgaaaactgagaaatataaAAGTAATGGTGGTGTTTCTacaaagagtttattttttaacaggGCCAGGTTTCAGCAAAATGCTAGGTAATATGAGagagtttttgtttttcttttggttcaAAATGTTAAGTTATTCTGGAACAAAATGATCAGTCATATATTGTGCTCTGAAAGCAGACAAATGCTCACCTACATGAGCTGCTAAATGTAGAATTGACAGACATGACCCTGACAAAGCTTCATACATGAGAAAATTCTGGAACAATAATACTACTCTTTAGAGgggtgtcgtggttttagcccagccggtaacaaagaaccatgcggccgctcgctcactcctcccacccccctcccgtgggatggggggaagacggaggagagaaaagaaaagaaaactggaacctcgagggttgagataaaggcagtttactgggacaacacaaaggaattacaacaacaacaacggtactaatgaacgagtatacaaaaagagtgatgtacagtgcaactgctcaccacccgggacccgacgctccaccacttcccccaccgaaagaaggatccaccccccggcccgctccctatatatatactgagcatgatgtcacatggtatggaatagctccttggctagttcaggtcagctgccccggctatgccccccacctcccaagttcctgtaaaaattaactctatcccagctgaacccaggacattatccaccccttattctataccatctacatcatgcccagatcttacattttccaatcaaccactaccactttccttgtcttatatatatataagtatatggacttgttcttctccccctgcacacacacacacacacacaaatggtattcctttagcctatgggctattcctctaatgtgtccatcgatttatttagtccatgactttgggactccatctgttgtaacagttcttcaggataagagagatggtgtgagatgttgggttgttgcatgctgcctctggaacttgtggctggtacatttggtgcaacttacgcccttggtctgcaggtcgaaaatgttgatcttgaggaaattgctggatgccagttcaagttctattgctgttgtacttggctcagtttcaaagtccatgctgcagtcatttgggtaattcttacagtaatacccttgatatggcatatagacattatagttacaatgacatgcattggcaggttatttagcaaTTAAATATTATGCAgcccaattcactggctattctctcccaaaatcaaatctccctgaggtacacattgaacttctccatccttctgcatcacccaccaggtgtacccaggtccctgagcaaaaacaactccttgaATGGGTTTGTCTCTGCTTGAGGGgggactaacccagactgtctttcctaacatactcctcatgcgcaccacagggactttatccccttcaatagtatgtggaagtcttggttgggcggggccagcccgattggcagatcctctagtattaactaaccaggtggcttttgttaaatgtgtatcccaatgtttgaaagttccacccccccattgctttcaatgtagttttcagcagtccattgtatcgttcaATTTTTCcggaggctggtgcatgataagggatgtgatatacccctcaatgccatgttctttggcccaggtgtctacgaggttgtttcagaaatgagtcccgttgtccaactcaattctttctggggtgccgtgttgccataaaattttctcttcaaggcccaggatagtgttctggccagtggcatgggacacagggtatgtttccagccatccagtggttgcttccaccattgtaagcacatggcacttgccttggcgtgttcgtgggagtgtgatatagtcaatctgccaggcctcccactgtttatatttcagccatcgccccccatgcgacaggggtttttgtcacttggcttgcttaattgcagcacatgtttcacattcatggatgacctgtgcaatagtgtccatggtcaagtccacccctcaATCttgagcccatctatatgttgcatctctcccctgatggcctgaggtatcatgggcccactgagccataaatagctcacccctacgttgccagtccaggtccacctgagacacttcaatcttggcagcctgatctccctgctgattgttttgatgttcttcagtggcgcgactcttgggtacatgagcatctacgtgacgtacttttaccactagcttctctatccgaacagcgatatcttgccacagtgcggcagcccaaatgggtttacctctgcgttgccagttgcccttcttccattgctgtagccacccccataaggcatttgccaccatccatgagtcagtatagagatagagcactggccacttttctctttcagcaatatctaacgctggctggatggctttcacctctgcaaactgacttgattcaccttctccttcagcagtttctgcgactagtcgtgtaggactccatacagcagccttccacctccgatgttttcccacgatgcgacaggacccatcagtgaacagggcatattgcttctcattttctggcagtttattatacagtggggcctcttcagcccgtgtcacctcctcctctggcgacattccaaaaatctttgtcttctggccagtctgtgatcacttctaaaattcctgggcgactggagtttcctatgcgagcctgttgtgtgatcagtgcaatccacttactccacatggcatcagtcgcgtgatgtgtagaggaaactttccctttgaacatccagcccagcactggcagtcggggtgctaagaagagctgtgtttcagtaccaaccacttctgaagcggctcgaactccttcatatgctgccaatatttctttttcagttggagtatagcgagcttcggatcctcgatatccctGACTCTAAAACCCCAGGGGTCAGCCTCAggtctctccaggtgctttctgccaaaggctccaggtagggccattctccccagctgcagtgtagagcacatttttaacatcttgtcctgtccggactggcccaagagctactgcatgaacaatctcccgcttaatttgctcaaaagcttgtcgttgctcaggcccccatttaaaatcgttcttcttccgggtaacttggtagagaggacttacaatttgactgtaatttggaatatgcattctccaaaagcccacaacacctaagaaagcctgtgtttcctttttattggtcgGTGAGGACTTAGCTGCTATCTTGTTGATCACGTCCGCAGGGATCTGACAacgcccatcttgccattttactcctaagaactggatctcctgtgcaggtcccttgaccttactttcttttatggcaaaaccagccttcaaaaggatttggattattttcttccctttctcaaaaacttcttctgctgtgttgtcccATACAATGACGTCATCAATatattgcaggtgctctggagcttcacctttttctagtgtagcattcgctacatatcaaggtgccacgcttagatcactggtcggccctgaccagggaaagagacagataacacacacagtgtgagcgccaacttccggcttttattgcgcagttaattccttttatactaacaaggggaggtggggttacaggtacatcacaaagctgcgactaaccctctaactttccgtgacaacgcgagatcttccgaacgccgacccctacattctagtgcagtctggatcagtccatggcaaatagtggggctgtgtttccacccctggggcagtcaattccaggtgtactggacgcccctccaagtgaaagcaaactgtggcctgcactccgctgccaaaggaatggagaagaatgcattagcaatgtcaattgtggcataccacttagctgcctttgattccggttcatattgaagctctaacatatctggcacagcagtgctcagcggtggcgtgacttcattcagcccacgataatctactgttagtctccattccccattagatttcctcacgggccatatgggactattaaagggtgagcgagtcttgctgatcactccttggctttCCAGTTGgcaaatcagcttatggatggggatcagggagtctcggctggtgcgatattgccgccggtgcaccgtcgtggtggcaattggcacctgttgctcttcaacctttagcaaccccacaaccgaagggtcttgggagagaccaggtagggtagacagctgctcaatctcttccgtctccaatgcagctataccaaaggcccaacggtacccttttgggtccttgaaataccccctcctgagataatctataccaaggatgcacggggcctctgggccagttgcaatggggtgtttatgccactcattcccggttagactcatttcagcttccaatacagttagctcttgggatccccctgtcacaccagagatacagatgggttctgcccctttatatcttgatggcattagggtacattgtgcaccagtgtctactagagctttatattcctgtggatctgatgtgccaggccatcgaatccacactgtccagtagactcggttgtccctctcctccacctggctgaatgcagggcccctctaatcctaGTTAGAATATCCattactcactttttgcacacgtgaatcagaagtcccttcaagaggatcagaaatgagatcggcCCATCTACTGCGtctgggggactgctcacgggaaactggagcagcagttttccaagaagaatcctcttttctggttgctttgtctCGCAACTCCCGTACCCGTGCATCCAAAAcagaggtaggttttccatcccacttcctcatgtcctctccatggtcacgcaggtaaaaccacaggttagcccgtcgtgtgtactttctctctcctctctcttgggcagaggaacgcttactcccaataactgcgatgcgggcctgtacaggtgaggaggaggacatatccactttgaattgctggaactctcgggacaattcctctacagctgagacacaggcccgtagggaggaagagagacttccttcgtattgccggagttggacagctaattcatccaccgtttgtccatagccttctttccaggacattactgccaatgagttggcataggttggtggtacacttcgtagaaacttccgccacatcagttgtgtgcattggacttcatctggatctgtgggtgactgcccattttctggatcattataaatcacctccagcacagctaattcccgcaggtactggatacctctctccatggaggtccacttgccttggtgacatgtaacttcatccctgaaggggtatctttcctttacacctaacagaagtcgcctccagaggctgagaacttgtgtttttcttccaatcgccttgtcgatgcccccttccctagacagagatcccaactgcttggcttccttaccctgtaattccacactactagccccactatcccagcaccggagcagccaggtaacaatgtgctcacctgggtggcggctaaaatcttttcgcatgtcacgcaactcactcatggatagagatcgggtaattatttcaggttctacctcttcctcctgttctcgcgataaccctggttcactttcatctGTCACTAAGctaactgatttctttgtgtgtttctttttctgtacaggggtGACcgatactggcacaggttggttttctggtttagccgCAGTATCTGTCACCAGGATAGGGGTAGCCACGGTACCTGTTGTCGTGGTAGGGGCAGCCACGGTGCCTGTCAttggggttggggtagccacggtgcctGTTGTCGTATTCTCCatctttccccccttttccccctgaggatgcTTCCTActatcaagcagtgtttggtagataccgGCCAGGGCCAAGCACAGTGTAgtgagttgtgtgtctctgggatagccacagcatttttctttcaaaaattctatcacttcatgagggttctgtagttgttcgggagtgaacttccaagtcactggaggtgagaagttctctagatacctgcccaCATTCTTTCAcatgccgtgccacccatgcatatcaagctttgggacagatctctgggtgatactcttaaagagcctttttgtagccctaaacaagacctggaacatagtcaggaggcatagcactaacagcacactggcttgagcatcccaaggatattcaaaattcttgaaaactgttgtaattagtcggaaggagaaaagggaggggaatggacggggggaagtatcccctcccaacttcCCCATGGATTGTgtgtaattaccaataaaatccgacagaaggtgcccaaagtatggaaatgatatcactggctcatacagataccagcttaacctcatgaccagtgatgtaatcatttcacaagtcgacgttgcccagtacagcaaaatgataatcccaattactctcccagagatgagatacgcaactacaggcaatacatagagcatataagaacttacaaaatgccaccatgtaaacaaattaatcaacattgtgactaacatctatttatctagtataagaaatgcgtatgacaaatttgtttcaaacaagctctggccagatctgtcgttatctcaacccttcgtgccccacgttgagcgccaaaaaggactgttgtggttttaGCCCAGtcggtaacaaagaaccacgcggccgctcgctcactcctcccacccccctcccgtgggatggggggaagacagaggagagaaaagaaaagaaaactggaacctcgagggttgagataaaggcagtttactgggacaacacaaaggaattacaacaacaacaacggtactaatgaacgagtatacaaaaagagtgatgtacagtgcaactgctcaccacccgggacccgacgctccaccacttcccccaccgaaagaaggatccaccccccggcccgctccctatatatatactgagcatgatgtcacatggtatggaatagctccttggctagttcaggtcagctgccccggctatgccccccacctcccaagttcctgtaaaaattaactctatcccagctgaacccaggacaaggggtaacatCCTCCATGATTCAGTCATCCTACATTATACACAGATGATCTGTGCACCCTTTGCATCTTAAGATACTTAAATCTAAGAGCTGCTCcctgttttcctctcctgctttgcGGAAAAGAATGTGTGAGGGTATCCTAGACCTCCACAGCCCATTTTTATAAGGTAGATATCATAGATAGGCATGTATTTTATACCAATAAGTGTATGACAGGACTGCTAAAGCTGAGTGCCCAACACAGCTGAAGGAAGTTACAATGTTATTTTCCTATTAAGATATAAACCAGAAACATGTATGGGAGAAAGCTGTGATTGAGGCAGCCATATCAAGTTCTACCTTTGCATATAcgcatacatatttatatacacacacacatatatttatatggTTTAGGCATGAAGCTGTGTGCCAAGTAACCATCATTACAGAGAAAGATCCATTATGATCTTaactaacttttctttttgacaattgattttttttatttttcagaatagtTGGATTGcatgaaaaatgctttgctgtttgcttCTATAGTATGCCCATCACCATAGCATACGAGCACTTGCTGAAATGAGTGAATGAACCCATTTTGattttttgccatttcagaGGGAATGCTTAAATCGTGTCACCAGGTACATGAACTAGCTGTCCAGTTTCCTCAGGCTTTCCATGAATGGGAAAAAGTAAGTCGAAGTCTTCTCTGAATTGTCCTGCAGAGGAAGTTGtggattggggttttttccctcttttgatTAGGATTTTATGGAGACTAAATAATTAATGCAGTAAGCTGAAAATGTAACTAATAGTCATGGGAAGATTACCCCTTTTTTTCATGCCCTCCACTGAAGAATTCCTCTGTAAGGTCAAATAACCTTTTaaatgtttggtttattttcatatCTTATGTTTTCAAACCTCCCCCCCACACATGGTTCTTTCATTGTTAATTTCttcagatatttaaatatttgacttATCTTCTGAATGCCAGTATTTATTACTACAGAGACACTTTATTTCCCTGCTATCCCACTCCTTACTTGGTCACAAAGCTCTTAAGCACGA is a window encoding:
- the LOC142034030 gene encoding uncharacterized protein LOC142034030 is translated as MERGIQYLRELAVLEVIYNDPENGQSPTDPDEVQCTQLMWRKFLRSVPPTYANSLAVMSWKEGYGQTVDELAVQLRQYEGSLSSSLRACVSAVEELSREFQQFKVDMSSSSPVQARIAVIGSKRSSAQERGERKYTRRANLWFYLRDHGEDMRKWDGKPTSVLDARVRELRDKATRKEDSSWKTAAPVSREQSPRRSRWADLISDPLEGTSDSRVQKRSAGHSLLSLGGASSTPGIDCPRGGNTAPLFAMD